A genomic window from Brassica oleracea var. oleracea cultivar TO1000 chromosome C8, BOL, whole genome shotgun sequence includes:
- the LOC106310951 gene encoding polygalacturonase codes for MSSPVLIILLLLLSISLSSAQTYNILSYGAKPDGKTDSTKALTAVWAKACASVKPVTISIPKGRFLLRSIVFDGAKCKRKSVTFRIQGTLVAPSDYRVIGNGNYWIFFQHLDGLSVYGGVLDAQGASLWSCKKSGQNCPSGATSIGFQSSSNVVISGLTSLNSQMFHVVINGCRNVNIQGVKVSADGNSPNTDGIHVQSSSTVSILNSKISTGDDCVSIGPGTNGLWIENVACGPGHGISIGSLGKESVEAGVQNVTVKTATFTGTENGVRIKSWARPSNGFAKNIRFQRCVMNNVQNPIVIDQNYCPGNENCPNQVSGIKISDVMFFDIHGTSATQVGVKFDCSSKKPCTGIRLQDVKLTYQNKPAMADCSHAGGTEAGFQQPNSCL; via the exons ATGTCTTCTCCAGTTCTCATAATTCTCCTCTTACTTCTCTCAATCTCATTGTCCTCAGCTCAGACCTACAACATTCTATCTTACGGAGCCAAACCGGACGGTAAAACCGACTCTACCAAGGCCTTAACCGCTGTGTGGGCCAAAGCCTGCGCCTCAGTCAAGCCGGTCACCATATCTATCCCTAAGGGACGGTTTTTATTAAGAAGCATTGTATTTGATGGAGCCAAGTGTAAACGCAAGTCAGTCACGTTCCGTATCCAAGGTACACTTGTGGCTCCGTCGGATTATAGAGTCATTGGTAACGGAAACTACTGGATTTTCTTCCAGCATCTCGACGGCCTCTCCGTCTACGGTGGAGTTCTTGACGCTCAGGGAGCTTCTCTATGGTCTTGCAAGAAGTCCGGCCAGAATTGCCCTAGTGGTGCTACG AGCATAGGGTTTCAGAGCTCAAGCAACGTGGTGATCTCAGGGCTAACGTCACTCAACAGTCAGATGTTTCACGTCGTGATTAACGGCTGCCGTAACGTAAATATACAAGGAGTCAAAGTTTCTGCTGATGGAAACAGTCCAAATACTGACGGCATCCACGTCCAGTCATCCTCCACCGTCTCCATCCTCAACTCAAAAATATCCACCGGCGATGATTGTGTATCCATCGGTCCTGGAACTAATGGCCTCTGGATCGAAAACGTTGCTTGTGGCCCTGGCCATGGTATCAG CATTGGGAGCTTGGGAAAAGAAAGTGTAGAGGCAGGTGTACAGAACGTAACAGTAAAAACGGCTACGTTTACAGGAACAGAGAATGGGGTGAGAATAAAGTCATGGGCCAGGCCCAGTAATGGATTCGCTAAGAACATCCGTTTCCAGCGTTGCGTTATGAACAACGTACAGAACCCAATAGTCATTGACCAAAACTACTGTCCTGGCAACGAAAACTGCCCTAACCAG GTTTCTGGAATAAAAATCAGCGATGTAATGTTCTTCGACATCCACGGGACATCGGCAACACAAGTTGGAGTGAAATTTGATTGTAGCTCTAAGAAGCCGTGTACCGGAATCAGACTTCAAGACGTGAAGCTAACATACCAGAATAAACCGGCAATGGCAGATTGTAGCCATGCAGGAGGGACTGAGGCTGGGTTTCAACAGCCCAACAGTTGTCTATGA